In the genome of Fulvivirga maritima, one region contains:
- a CDS encoding efflux RND transporter permease subunit, producing the protein MWTKLSHIIIKYRFWLVLVLVAITAFMGYHAKDVEMSYDFAKTVPSDDPDMVVFQNFKKQFGEDGNLVAVGLKDSSIYEPENFEKFRELCLDISKFTGVSNVISLPLIQRLQKDTVEKKFDLEYIFKSAPKTQTEFDSLFQLAMDQKFYSGRLVNKTNGATLMLISIKKEVLNSSKRQDLTQEIIDIGDQFKKDTGIELHYAGLPFVRSVVAGKVSREMKLFLYLSVAVTAFILFLFFRTWDAVVFPMTIIAIIVIWVLGTLGLFGYKITLLTGLIPPVIVVIGIPNCVYLINKYHQEFEKHGNKFKAVSTVVRKIGLVTLITNFTTAIGFLVLASTDIVILKEFGIVAGINIMATFMVSIILIPAVFSWLPPPKNKQLKHLRFKGIDKVLTQMDLLIHRHRSYIYGITIILVIVSVYGTLKIRAVSYMVDDLPEHSEVIRDLNFFEKNFSGVMPLEIVVDTHKRRGVIDEKNLRKIDRFEDFLASNKDISEPVSLVSFVKASKQAYYNNNPARYSLPDRREKNYILRYMKGQNDNSGLFNSFVDSTLQKMRISLQVADIGSHKMDSLITNVIQPEVDSVFADSEITLDITGTTPLFIKGNNFLIHNLRTSLILAFVIIAIIMAILFVNFRMIVISLLPNLIPLIITAGIMGFAGIPLKPSTALIFSIVFGISVDDSIHFLAKYRQELFANKFFVPMAVSKSLRETGASMMYTSIILFAGFVIFAWSDFGGTVALGILTSVTLLIAMFTNLILLPSLLMTFDDGKRKKDAHPLIEQYDDGFYQEDEDEEIDLDLIKVEDSSDNSSKEINS; encoded by the coding sequence ATGTGGACTAAACTTTCCCATATAATCATTAAATACCGGTTTTGGCTGGTATTAGTTTTAGTAGCTATAACAGCATTCATGGGCTATCACGCCAAGGATGTTGAGATGAGTTATGACTTCGCGAAAACGGTACCTTCTGATGACCCTGACATGGTGGTTTTTCAGAATTTTAAAAAGCAATTTGGAGAAGATGGAAATCTTGTGGCTGTTGGCCTTAAAGATAGCTCAATATATGAACCTGAGAATTTTGAAAAATTCAGAGAACTATGTCTGGATATTAGCAAGTTTACAGGTGTTAGTAATGTTATTTCTCTTCCTCTAATTCAGCGTCTGCAGAAAGATACTGTAGAAAAGAAATTTGATTTGGAATACATTTTTAAAAGTGCTCCCAAAACACAGACTGAGTTTGATAGCCTTTTTCAATTGGCTATGGATCAGAAGTTTTATAGTGGTAGGCTGGTAAACAAGACCAACGGAGCTACTTTAATGCTCATTTCTATTAAGAAGGAAGTACTTAACTCATCAAAAAGACAAGACTTAACACAGGAAATTATAGATATAGGAGACCAGTTTAAAAAAGATACTGGTATCGAATTGCACTATGCAGGTCTTCCTTTCGTACGTTCCGTGGTAGCGGGTAAGGTGAGTAGAGAAATGAAACTGTTTCTTTATTTATCTGTAGCAGTTACCGCATTTATATTATTCCTGTTTTTCAGAACCTGGGATGCCGTAGTTTTCCCTATGACTATTATTGCCATAATAGTGATTTGGGTATTAGGAACCTTAGGTTTATTCGGATATAAAATAACATTGCTTACCGGTCTTATTCCCCCTGTGATAGTGGTAATAGGTATACCCAATTGCGTATATCTAATTAATAAGTATCATCAGGAGTTTGAAAAACACGGTAATAAGTTTAAAGCAGTAAGTACAGTAGTGAGAAAAATTGGTTTGGTTACACTCATTACCAATTTCACCACGGCTATAGGCTTCTTGGTGCTTGCCTCTACTGACATTGTAATACTTAAGGAGTTCGGAATAGTAGCAGGGATTAACATCATGGCTACTTTTATGGTGAGTATTATACTCATTCCAGCTGTGTTTAGCTGGCTGCCACCTCCTAAAAATAAACAGCTGAAGCATTTAAGATTTAAGGGAATAGATAAGGTGCTGACGCAGATGGATCTGCTTATTCACAGGCATAGAAGTTATATATACGGTATTACAATTATTTTAGTAATTGTTTCGGTATATGGTACTTTAAAAATCAGAGCCGTTTCTTATATGGTAGATGATTTGCCGGAGCACAGTGAAGTAATCAGAGATTTAAACTTCTTCGAGAAAAACTTTAGTGGGGTAATGCCGCTGGAAATAGTGGTAGATACTCATAAGAGAAGAGGTGTTATTGACGAGAAGAACCTAAGAAAGATAGATCGTTTTGAAGACTTTTTAGCTTCTAACAAAGACATTTCAGAGCCCGTTTCTTTGGTCAGTTTCGTTAAGGCATCTAAGCAGGCCTATTATAATAATAATCCTGCCAGATACAGCTTACCAGACCGAAGAGAAAAGAATTACATTTTGCGATACATGAAGGGGCAGAATGATAACAGTGGATTATTCAACTCTTTTGTAGATTCTACCTTGCAAAAAATGCGAATATCACTGCAAGTAGCTGATATTGGTTCTCACAAAATGGATTCTTTGATTACTAATGTTATACAGCCAGAGGTAGATTCTGTTTTTGCTGATTCTGAAATTACATTAGATATTACAGGTACTACGCCTTTGTTTATTAAAGGAAATAACTTCCTTATTCATAACCTAAGAACAAGTCTGATACTGGCATTTGTGATTATTGCTATCATTATGGCTATTCTGTTTGTGAACTTTAGGATGATAGTCATTTCATTATTACCTAATCTGATACCCCTCATTATTACGGCAGGTATTATGGGCTTTGCAGGTATACCACTGAAGCCAAGTACAGCATTGATCTTTAGTATTGTATTTGGTATTTCGGTAGATGACTCCATTCACTTTTTAGCTAAATACAGACAAGAGCTTTTTGCGAATAAGTTTTTTGTCCCCATGGCGGTAAGCAAAAGCTTAAGGGAAACAGGCGCTAGCATGATGTATACCTCTATTATTCTGTTTGCCGGATTTGTTATATTCGCGTGGTCAGATTTTGGAGGAACCGTGGCACTGGGTATTCTTACATCAGTTACGTTGTTGATAGCCATGTTTACCAATTTGATATTATTGCCGTCTTTACTCATGACCTTTGATGATGGTAAGAGGAAAAAAGACGCGCACCCACTTATAGAACAATATGATGATGGCTTCTATCAGGAAGATGAAGACGAGGAAATTGACCTTGATCTCATTAAAGTAGAAGATAGTAGCGACAATTCATCAAAAGAAATTAACTCATAA